The Bradysia coprophila strain Holo2 chromosome X unlocalized genomic scaffold, BU_Bcop_v1 contig_12, whole genome shotgun sequence genome window below encodes:
- the LOC119067263 gene encoding uncharacterized protein LOC119067263 translates to MSYIPPLVCDTPPPIDFEDSHEDDFGDGMFSNYDGSSLPTTPKQLSSINDHDDLPLDIPELPDEQHFPDRAEKELQTKASLECTELPSTNSSILHTNHIYCEPPELPSVIIENEVDSNEVPKIEQVEIATHQSDVGSNQPVNEPSKLTNSVQSLDNSSASQSNDNVCRSDSPPSLVFSAESINCDDNQCDDFDEFHQHTDDVECNFPSLKLDSISDTKSQSSDLDETTNMPECEIDEVRDNTATTNAGSSRLESEFAKTIDAQSSNVEDVDVTVTNADDSFDDFVEYESSVAQPDKSDFVECEVVTAATSIDECAQSKEANDENVFAADFSQFEVYTENATNKPDEPISTEQHKSYVSTLDQLPTERVPTSTAATDDFGDFENADDDDDFGEFNDFSDFTQSQSLHSPLTANVEELTARIKPLLDSLFPTSDNESEDGSYDGPVLTNDTTKIIKDFENSKALDHQWTTSVGKSSLVTALGIDSRNILYGGKWNSSMPRFAANLGFSPLEPMKPSNVSGPSSSVTNEIPAAQFDWNSSGLTNPLDASHAHTLLLDLEQLVVVANLDKIKLDSSTCSSTNPATASKPTTNNNTMSSLNNHYIHNCNGDDDDGGVGYQYNGDFYGNSLPYSCETNIKTLEKNVNHFGLFDQFLDIRVQEILHKTNTAENQSSRAAHDWHSTKAEPTLIAPTVPAADIMHTTLKNVNTTNFIDSVIDSEESTQVTASYVVPGSGSLKETHIFTPSKSPYSIPQSREVSNDKPEPKCPDFDYEKAAAGIIIDENVVKKEYRDVEYDPDKPTASTLSNSDDFSDFQSVPIPLNIPSTHKPQQNTLPMDFGILQPTKRNDNITINWPDPGNVATATDMDSFDSFRSAEHIGSGSTSDFAATNEGPKSSSSSFGDFAKPVIGVSPSEIMFETNSTAVEDDFSDFQSVEPIPSHNNVADVISKYRVPPLSDVIPSNKIEPLSKKTDSDSIITSEFNASNWTDFQSTKVNDAPMQPSVPSTNILQPAPLKPVQILTPQPVNPQPNLQPSSIWPESEIDPDEIARLEAIFPQAQKQSLQPETKPQNPNTSKSQEDDEWSDFVSVPTPAAAPQPLPITNIISRNIAKHQQDDDEWSDFVSSTSQPSSMQQWNVSSGPNFTSWNAPPQFDSWQSSTLFQQPQQFASTLPPSGNPSLISNQPNKANPNSFFTQKAPSISLIPDLSFVAPKTLVNRSRTNYQSK, encoded by the exons atgtcgTACATTCCACCACTCGTTTGTGATACACCACCGCCAATAGATTTTGAAGACAGCCACGAAGATGATTTCGGCGACGGAATGTTTTCAAATTATGACG GATCTTCGCTGCCTACAACACCGAAGCAATTATCATCAATAAATGATCACGATGACCTGCCGCTGGATATTCCAGAACTGCCAGACGAGCAGCATTTTCCTGATAGAGCAGAAAAAGAATTACAAACAAAAGCGTCACTAGAATGTACCGAGCTCCCATCAACAAATTCGTCAATTTTACACACGAACCATATCTACTGCGAACCACCAGAACTACCATCCGTTATTATTGAAAACGAAGTGGATTCCAATGAAGTGCCCAAAATTGAGCAAGTCGAAATAGCCACTCATCAGTCGGACGTAGGTTCGAACCAGCCGGTAAACGAACCATCGAAACTTACAAATAGTGTTCAAAGTTTGGATAATTCATCAGCATCGCAGTCCAATGACAATGTGTGTCGCAGTGACAGCCCACCGTCGTTAGTTTTTTCCGCCGAAAGTATCAACTGTGATGACAATCAGTGCGACGatttcgacgaatttcatCAACATACCGACGATGTCGAATGTAATTTTCCGTCATTGAAATTGGATTCGATTAGTGATACGAAAAGTCAGTCATCCGATTTGGACGAAACCACAAATATGCCAGAGTGTGAAATTGACGAGGTCAGGGACAATACCGCAACCACGAATGCTGGTAGCAGTAGGTTAGAAAGTGAGTTCGCTAAAACCATTGACGCTCAGAGTAGTAATGTTGAAGATGTTGATGTGACTGTGACCAATGCAGACGATAGCTTTGATGATTTTGTCGAGTATGAATCGAGTGTTGCACAACCAGACAAGTCTGATTTTGTGGAATGTGAAGTGGTAACTGCTGCGACGTCTATTGATGAATGTGCGCAGAGTAAAGAAGCAAACGATGAGAATGTGTTTGCTGCGGATTTCAGCCAATTTGAAGTTTACACAGAAAACGCAACTAATAAACCAGATGAACCGATTAGCACTGAACAGCATAAATCATATGTTTCCACATTAGATCAGCTACCTACAGAGAGAGTACCCACGTCAACCGCAGCCACAGACGATTTCGGtgattttgaaaatgcagATGACGACGACGATTTTGGAGAATTTAACGATTTTAGCGATTTCACGCAGTCACAATCACTTCACTCTCCTTTAACGGCAAATGTGGAGGAATTGACCGCAAGAATAAAGCCTTTGTTGGATAGTTTATTTCCGACCAGTGATAATGAGTCTGAAGATGGCAGCTACGATGGCCCGGTCTTAACAAATGACACCACAAAGATTAtcaaagattttgaaaattcaaaagctCTTGATCATCAGTGGACAACGTCAGTGGGAAAAAGCTCTTTGGTGACAGCGTTAGGAATCGATTCGAGGAATATC CTCTATGGAGGAAAATGGAACAGTTCGATGCCTAGATTTGCAGCGAATTTGGGCTTTAGTCCATTGGAGCCAATGAAACCAAGCAACGTATCTGGACCAAGCAGTTCCGTCACGAACGAAATTCCCGCTGCACAATTCGATTGGAACAGTTCTGGCTTAACGAATCCATTAGACG CATCACACGCACACACTTTACTATTGGACCTAGAACAACTAGTGGTGGTGGCTAATCtagataaaataaaacttgATTCCTCTACATGCTCTTCAACAAATCCTGCAACTGCATCAAAACCGACTACTAACAATAACACAATGTCATCGCTTAACAATCATTACATTCATAATTGCAacggtgatgatgatgatggtggtGTTGGGTATCAATATAATGGTGATTTCTATGGAAATTCATTGCCGTATTCATGCGAAACTAATATTAAAACAttggaaaaaaatgtcaatcatTTCGGATTGtttgatcaatttttggaTATTA GGGTCCAAGAAATCCTACACAAGACAAACACTGCAGAAAATCAGTCGTCACGGGCTGCACATGATTGGCATTCAACGAAAGCAGAACCGACACTCATAGCACCGACAGTCCCCGCAGCTGACATCATGCACACAACGTTAAAAAATGTCAACACAACCAATTTCATAGACAGTGTCATAGACAGTGAGGAATCAACGCAAGTAACAGCTTCGTATGTGGTTCCAGGTAGTGGATCACTCAAAGAAACTCATATTTTTACTCCGAGCAAGTCGCCTTACTCGATTCCTCAATCGCGAGAAGTGTCAAATGATAAACCGGAACCGAAATGTCCAGATTTTGATTATGAAAAAGCTGCTGCTGGTATCATAATCGATGAAAATGTGGTGAAAAAAGAGTACAGAGATGTTGAATATGATCCTGACAAGCCGACAGCGTCAACATTAAGCAATAGTGACGATTTCTCTGACTTTCAATCAGTGCCAATTCCACTAAATATTCCTAGTACACACAAACCACAGCAAAATACTTTGCCGATGGACTTCGGGATTTTGCAACCGACAAAGCGAAATGATAACATAACCATCAACTGGCCGGATCCCGGAAACGTTGCTACCGCAACAGATATGGATTCATTTGATAGTTTCAGATCGGCTGAACACATTGGAAGTGGCAGCACAAGCGACTTCGCTGCCACGAATGAAGGCCCGAAATCTTCATCTTCCTCATTTGGTGACTTCGCGAAGCCGGTTATTGGGGTATCGCCATCGGAAATAAtgtttgaaacaaattcaacGGCTGTGGAAGACGattttagtgactttcaaagTGTTGAGCCTATTCCATCACATAACAATGTAGCAGATGTGATAAGTAAATATCGAGTACCACCTTTGAGTGATGTAATACCGTCCAATAAAATAGAACCGTTGTCCAAGAAAACCGACAGCGACTCTATCATCACATCAGAATTTAATGCCTCAAATTGGACCGATTTCCAATCTACTAAAGTCAATGATGCACCAATGCAGCCAAGTGTACCTTCAACAAATATCCTTCAACCAGCACCACTAAAGCCGGTACAAATTTTAACTCCACAACCTGTAAATCCTCAACCGAATCTTCAGCCGAGCTCCATATGGCCTGAATCGGAAATAGATCCCGATGAAATAGCCCGACTGGAAGCGATTTTTCCACAGGCACAAAAGCAATCGCTTCAACCCGAAACGAAGCCACAAAATCCAAATACCTCAAAATCGCAGGAAGACGATGAGTGGTCTGATTTTGTATCGGTTCCGACGCCAGCAGCTGCTCCACAACCGCTACCCATCACGAATATAATCAGTAGGAACATTGCCAAACATCAACAAGACGATGACGAATGGTCCGACTTTGTATCGAGCACGAGTCAACCGTCGTCGATGCAACAATGGAATGTGAGCAGCGGTCCAAATTTCACATCTTGGAATGCGCCACCACAATTCGATTCGTGGCAAAGTTCGACGCTGTTCCAGCAACCGCAACAATTTGCATCGACCTTACCGCCTTCGGGCAATCCATCACTGATCTCCAATCAGCCGAACAAGGCGAATCCGAACAGTTTCTTTACGCAAAAAGCACCGAGCATTTCGTTGATACCGGACTTAAGTTTTGTTGCACCGAAGACATTGGTCAATCGATCGCGAACGAATTATCAAAGTAAATGA
- the LOC119067262 gene encoding zinc finger protein 260-like: MKSSDEIEIIDSIISGSNIFFKDESLDIDFRNCQPISTCMIFDYMSGEAESITGGSEGKKNKRKSTTPKRTANEDRVTGSDDTNAIPWIKQENLVSTEVTEVTAKKDETSADKTTAGAAPRPQKAPSKSNYEYLCHNCNVCFSSRGDFESHYRNSYQKTPLYTCIQCKKQLQNIRSFRGHIYRHIATSYQHQCATCSRKFGSAELLEQHQRIHLVVQQKCVDCGVEFSSFDELKQHRREHRTAEKLKNKDLKWKCVDCGKMLMNRSSLFMHEKIHKDRQYSCEHCSQKFVQKNNLLNHVKTHTKDKKFPCTIPHCGKTFVGKSQLLRHHTFHVNIRNFKCETCSKLYKSERDLKVHSLIHSVQRPHACIHCNKTFLSSSKLKQHFNIHTGARPYKCKYCQKDFTNFPNWLKHIRRRHKVDHKTGEQLEEMPNFLIKDRKENKERNGGAGGREENGKQRKTKKKQTTKIPKIEQTDPVEVSLTMSLDDTLPLNTSDDLERAASLLMQQTLDMEENDPRFNCLPQDVSDIPEQSLYHVNDYMTDQIIFSTAITEPNIPSTFGQFFSYSSAPITDDDQTKITLPPITTMKNKRNLIDHSTQQLFSTNVL; the protein is encoded by the exons ATGAAATCTTCCGACGAAATTGAAATCATTGATTCGATAATAAGCGGCAGTAACATATTCTTTAAAGATGAGTCCCTGGACATCGACTTTAGAAATT GTCAACCGATCAGCACCTGTATGATATTCGATTATATGTCTGGCGAAGCGGAATCAATTACCGGTGGTTCTGAAGGGAAAAAGAATAAGAGGAAATCAACTACACCAAAACGAACAGCCAATGAAGATAGAGTCACTGGCAGTG ACGATACCAATGCGATTCCGTGGATAAAGCAGGAGAATTTGGTGTCAACGGAAGTGACGGAAGTCACCGCTAAAAAGGACGAAACCAGCGCAGACAAAA CTACGGCAGGCGCTGCACCCAGACCACAAAAGGCCCCATCCAAATCAAATTACGAATATCTCTGCCATAATTGTAATGTGTGCTTCTCGTCACGAGGCGATTTTGAGTCACATTACAG AAATTCCTACCAAAAAACACCTCTGTACACGTGCATACAATGCAAAAAGCAATTGCAAAATATTCGATCGTTCCGCGGTCACATCTACCGGCACATAGCAACCTCCTATCAACATCAGTGTGCCACATGTTCGCGTAAATTCGGCAGTGCAGAATTGTTGGAGCAACACCAGCGAATTCATCTGGTTGTTCAGCAAAAGTGTGTCGATTGTGGAGTGGAATTTTCTAGTTTTGATGAGCTGAAACAACATCGGCGAGAGCATCGAACGGCtgagaaattgaaaaacaaggACTTGAAGTGGAAGTGTGTTGATTGTGGTAAAAT GCTGATGAACCGCAGCAGTCTGTTTATGCACGAGAAAATTCACAAAGACCGTCAATACAGCTGTGAACATTGTTCGCAAAAATTCGttcagaaaaacaatttgctcAACCACGTCAAAACGCATACAAAAGATAAGAAATTCCCGTGCACCATTCCACATTGCGGTAAAAC ATTTGTTGGCAAATCTCAACTGTTGCGTCACCACACATTTCATGTGAACATCAGAAATTTCAAATGTGAGACTTGCAGTAAACTGTACAAATCAGAAAGGGATCTGAAAGTCCATTCGTTAATTCATTCCGTCCAACGGCCACACGCTTGCATTCATTGCAACAAAACGTTTCTCAGCAGTTCGAAGCTGAAGCAGCATTTCAACATCCATAC CGGCGCTCGACCCTACAAGTGCAAGTATTGCCAAAAAGATTTCACCAACTTTCCGAATTGGCTGAAGCACATCCGTCGACGACACAAAGTCGACCATAAGACCGGCGAACAATTGGAAGAAATGCCGAATTTTCTGATCAAAGACCGAAAGGAGAATAAGGAACGGAATGGTGGCGCCGGTGGACGCGAAGAGAATGGTAAACAAAGGAAAACCAAAAAGAAGCAAACAACCAAAATACCAAAAATCGAACAAACCGATCCGGTGGAAGTGTCACTGACAATGTCATTGGATGACACACTGCCGCTGAACACTTCGGACGATCTGGAACGGGCTGCCTCGTTGCTGATGCAGCAAACATTGGACATGGAAGAGAATGATCCGCGGTTCAACTGTTTGCCACAGGATGTAAGTGATATTCCCGAGCAAAGTCTGTATCATGTTAACGACTACATGACCGaccaaataatattttcaaccgCTATTACCGAACCAAATATACCGTCGACATTTGGCCAGTTTTTCTCGTATTCGTCGGCACCAATCACCGACGATGATCAGACTAAAATCACGCTGCCGCCAATAACCACAATGAAAAACAAGCGAAATCTGATTGATCATTCCACGCAGCAATTGTTTTCGACCAATGTACTGTAA